The following are encoded together in the bacterium genome:
- a CDS encoding family 1 glycosylhydrolase — protein MTTARFPEGFVWGTATAAHQVEGGNWNNDWWQWEHTPGSPCSEPSGDACDHFHRYPDDVRLAAALGFGAYRFSVEWSRIEPEPGEFSVAALDHYRRMCASCLEHGLRPIVTFHHFTTPRWLAARGGWIEIDTAQRFADFCDRVMRHTGDLVDRACTLNEPNIVATFGFQWGVFPPGQRDRALRLRANEVFVAAHRAGRAAIKAARPALPTGLTLAMQDHQAIPGGETARDAERAVMEDVYLEAARGDDFIGVQTYTRIRFGPDGMLGPEPGVPVTQMGYEFWPEALEATIRRAWLVGEGTPLLVTENGIGTDDDAARVCYVRRALRGVLACLADGIAVQGYVYWSLLDNFEWVFGYRPTFGIVAVDRTTQLRTPKSSAHWLGAIARANAVTDD, from the coding sequence ATGACCACCGCGCGCTTTCCCGAGGGCTTCGTCTGGGGCACCGCCACCGCCGCGCACCAGGTGGAAGGCGGCAACTGGAACAACGACTGGTGGCAGTGGGAGCACACGCCCGGCTCCCCCTGCAGCGAGCCGAGCGGCGACGCCTGCGACCACTTCCACCGCTACCCCGACGACGTCCGCCTCGCCGCCGCGCTCGGCTTCGGGGCCTATCGCTTCTCCGTCGAGTGGAGCCGCATCGAGCCCGAGCCGGGCGAGTTCTCCGTCGCCGCGCTCGACCACTACCGGCGCATGTGCGCGAGCTGCCTCGAGCACGGGCTGCGGCCGATCGTCACCTTCCACCACTTCACGACGCCGCGCTGGCTCGCGGCGCGCGGCGGCTGGATCGAGATCGACACCGCCCAGCGCTTCGCCGACTTCTGCGATCGCGTCATGCGCCACACCGGCGACCTCGTCGACCGTGCCTGCACGCTGAACGAGCCCAACATCGTCGCCACCTTCGGCTTCCAGTGGGGCGTGTTCCCGCCCGGCCAGCGCGACCGCGCGCTGCGCCTGCGCGCCAACGAGGTCTTCGTCGCCGCGCACCGTGCCGGTCGCGCCGCGATCAAGGCCGCACGCCCGGCGCTTCCGACGGGCCTCACGCTGGCGATGCAGGACCACCAGGCCATCCCCGGCGGCGAGACCGCCCGCGACGCCGAGCGCGCGGTGATGGAGGACGTCTACCTCGAAGCCGCGCGCGGCGACGACTTCATCGGCGTGCAGACCTACACGCGCATCCGCTTCGGGCCGGACGGGATGCTCGGGCCCGAGCCGGGCGTACCCGTCACGCAGATGGGCTACGAGTTCTGGCCGGAGGCGCTCGAGGCGACGATCCGGCGCGCCTGGCTGGTCGGCGAGGGCACGCCGCTGCTCGTCACCGAGAACGGCATCGGCACCGACGACGACGCGGCCCGCGTCTGCTACGTGCGCCGCGCCCTGCGCGGCGTGCTGGCGTGCCTCGCGGACGGCATCGCCGTCCAGGGCTACGTCTACTGGAGTCTGCTCGACAACTTCGAGTGGGTCTTCGGCTACCGCCCGACGTTCGGGATCGTCGCCGTGGATCGGACGACCCAGCTGCGGACGCCGAAGTCGAGCGCCCACTGGCTGGGAGCGATCGCCCGTGCCAACGCGGTCACGGACGATTGA
- a CDS encoding NADPH:quinone oxidoreductase family protein: protein MRAVVVDQWMEPSALRVSELPSKPCGSGQLRVAVKAAGCNFFDILMVRGQYQMKPPFPFVPGAELAGEVIEVGPGVEGFRVGDRVLASAGLGGFADEAVIPAVAAYAMPGGMSYAAGAAFPIVYPTSYAALVLRTTLKPGETLLVHAAAGGVGIAAVQIGKALGARVIGTAGGPEKLEVVRRVGADVAIDYRADDWALQVKEATGGNGADVIYDPVGGEVTDQSLRCIAWNGRLLVIGFASGHIPAVKLNRVLLKNIALIGLHWGAHQMYEPQRIPETFDALFRLYREGRVEPVIWKTFGLEHLPAALEALGSRQSFGKVIVTP from the coding sequence ATGCGAGCCGTCGTCGTCGATCAGTGGATGGAGCCGTCCGCGCTCCGCGTCTCCGAGCTGCCGTCGAAGCCCTGCGGCAGTGGGCAGCTGCGCGTCGCCGTGAAGGCCGCGGGCTGCAACTTCTTCGACATCCTCATGGTGCGCGGCCAGTACCAGATGAAGCCGCCGTTCCCGTTCGTACCCGGCGCGGAGCTGGCGGGCGAGGTCATCGAGGTCGGGCCCGGCGTCGAGGGGTTCCGGGTCGGCGATCGCGTGCTCGCGTCGGCCGGGCTCGGGGGCTTCGCGGACGAGGCGGTGATCCCCGCGGTCGCCGCGTACGCGATGCCCGGCGGCATGTCGTACGCGGCGGGGGCGGCGTTCCCGATCGTCTACCCGACGTCGTACGCGGCGCTCGTCTTGCGCACCACGCTGAAGCCGGGCGAGACGCTGCTCGTGCACGCCGCCGCCGGCGGCGTCGGCATCGCCGCGGTGCAGATCGGCAAGGCGCTCGGCGCCCGGGTGATCGGCACCGCGGGCGGGCCGGAGAAGCTGGAGGTCGTACGCCGGGTCGGCGCCGACGTCGCCATCGACTATCGCGCCGACGACTGGGCCCTGCAGGTGAAGGAAGCGACCGGCGGCAACGGCGCCGACGTCATCTACGATCCCGTCGGCGGCGAGGTCACCGACCAGTCGCTGCGCTGCATCGCCTGGAACGGCCGCCTCCTCGTCATCGGCTTCGCCAGCGGGCACATCCCGGCGGTGAAGCTGAACCGCGTCCTGTTGAAGAACATCGCGCTGATCGGCCTCCACTGGGGCGCGCACCAGATGTACGAGCCGCAGCGCATCCCCGAGACCTTCGACGCCCTCTTCCGCCTCTACCGCGAGGGCCGGGTGGAGCCGGTGATCTGGAAGACGTTCGGGCTCGAGCATCTGCCCGCGGCGCTCGAGGCGCTGGGTTCGCGCCAGAGCTTCGGCAAGGTGATCGTGACGCCATGA
- a CDS encoding penicillin acylase family protein produces the protein MKSWIRSVAAVLAALAASPAIAADIARYILPPGNFGGVPFTVNSTDQLALYAGLTPLRDNITRADIDQYFLPEDFSPIGATHVENTGRPGLTLIYDAWGIPHVYGETRYDVSFGAGWTTARDRGLLIQLGRGPARVAVADVPNIDAFGLVTSLQTFTPSPEAEALVTAQRKLLLDVYGAKGQEILDDAQAYADGINAYWAANGISEPTATVNDVIAVTAFIGSIFGAGGGGEAANADLLARLQQQLGDEVGHKAWEDVMLADDPEAPTTIKKRFKYGPLTGGPVSGSVVLDAGSIQSVNPRVPAATAAAAPARLRASNFLVTARSRSANKHTLAVMGPQLGYYYPEIVQQIDLHGPGFQAQGAAVPGLAMYILIGRTPNYAWSLTSAGHDVRDVFVEELCVPGGGAPTRATKSYLFNGECRAMETFNAGRLGTNDLVYNLTVHGPVFATATVGGKPVALSRKRSTFGRDVLNLAALKDMTEGKARTPSRFYRVANQFGFTFNWAYVSRRATAYFSSGYLPIRAKGLDRRLPTLGTGQYEWGKKFLSRGRHPHATSGPEGLLLNWNNRSAPGFMHGDDEPYGSVQRVENFDKWPERVAITDNVGIMNRAATEDVKSSAWPVVSRVLRTGPAPTPRDQEILDLMDDWIARDAPRMDVDGDLLWDEAGPVIMDAIWRPIADAVMSPVFGPLIPNLDNVRNLDGLEGASYVDKDLRKLMKELVIGPFHLSYCGGGDLDTCRNAIWQAIHNAANATATQLGQPEPSLWRRNAQRTGFSPGLLPNTFPTTNRPTFQQVLDFEPK, from the coding sequence GTGAAAAGTTGGATTCGGTCCGTCGCGGCGGTGCTCGCCGCGCTCGCCGCCTCGCCGGCGATCGCCGCGGACATCGCGCGCTACATCCTGCCGCCCGGCAACTTCGGCGGCGTGCCGTTCACCGTGAACTCCACGGACCAGCTGGCGCTGTACGCCGGCCTCACGCCGCTGCGTGACAACATCACCAGGGCGGACATCGACCAGTACTTCCTGCCCGAGGACTTCTCCCCGATCGGCGCGACGCACGTCGAGAACACGGGCCGCCCCGGGCTGACGCTGATCTACGACGCCTGGGGCATCCCGCACGTCTACGGCGAGACGCGCTACGACGTCTCCTTCGGCGCCGGCTGGACGACCGCGCGCGACCGTGGGCTGCTGATCCAGCTCGGCCGCGGCCCGGCGCGTGTCGCCGTCGCCGACGTCCCCAACATCGACGCCTTCGGCCTCGTGACGAGCCTGCAGACGTTCACGCCGAGCCCGGAGGCCGAGGCGCTCGTCACCGCGCAGCGCAAGCTGCTGCTCGACGTGTACGGCGCGAAGGGCCAGGAGATCCTCGACGACGCACAGGCGTACGCCGACGGCATCAACGCCTACTGGGCCGCCAACGGCATCTCCGAGCCGACGGCGACCGTGAACGACGTCATCGCGGTGACCGCGTTCATCGGCTCGATCTTCGGCGCCGGCGGCGGCGGCGAGGCGGCCAACGCCGATCTGCTCGCGCGGCTCCAGCAGCAGCTCGGCGACGAGGTCGGCCACAAGGCCTGGGAAGACGTGATGCTGGCCGACGACCCCGAGGCGCCGACCACGATCAAGAAGCGCTTCAAGTACGGCCCGCTGACGGGCGGTCCGGTGAGCGGCTCCGTGGTGCTCGACGCCGGCTCCATCCAGAGCGTCAACCCGCGCGTACCGGCCGCGACGGCTGCCGCCGCGCCGGCGCGCCTGCGCGCGTCGAACTTCCTCGTCACCGCCCGCTCGCGCTCCGCGAACAAGCACACGCTCGCGGTGATGGGCCCGCAGCTCGGCTACTACTACCCGGAGATCGTGCAGCAGATCGATCTCCACGGCCCCGGCTTCCAGGCGCAGGGCGCCGCCGTCCCCGGCCTGGCGATGTACATCCTCATCGGGCGCACGCCGAACTACGCGTGGAGCCTCACGTCGGCGGGGCACGACGTGCGCGACGTCTTCGTCGAGGAGCTCTGCGTGCCCGGCGGCGGCGCACCGACGCGTGCCACCAAGTCCTACCTCTTCAACGGCGAGTGTCGGGCGATGGAGACCTTCAACGCCGGCCGCCTCGGCACCAACGACCTCGTCTACAACCTCACGGTGCACGGGCCGGTGTTCGCGACCGCCACCGTCGGGGGCAAGCCGGTGGCGCTCTCGCGCAAGCGCTCGACCTTCGGCCGCGACGTGCTGAACCTCGCCGCCCTGAAGGACATGACCGAGGGTAAGGCGCGCACCCCGTCGCGCTTCTACCGGGTCGCGAACCAGTTCGGCTTCACGTTCAACTGGGCGTATGTCTCGCGGCGCGCGACGGCGTACTTCAGCTCCGGCTACCTGCCGATCCGCGCCAAAGGCCTCGATCGCCGGCTGCCGACGCTCGGCACCGGCCAGTACGAGTGGGGCAAGAAGTTCCTCAGCCGCGGGCGGCATCCGCACGCGACGTCGGGCCCCGAGGGGCTTCTCCTCAACTGGAACAACCGCTCGGCCCCCGGCTTCATGCACGGCGACGACGAGCCCTACGGCTCGGTGCAGCGGGTGGAGAACTTCGACAAGTGGCCGGAGCGCGTCGCGATCACGGACAACGTCGGCATCATGAACCGCGCCGCGACCGAGGACGTGAAGTCGTCGGCATGGCCGGTCGTCAGCCGCGTGCTGCGCACGGGCCCCGCGCCGACGCCGCGCGACCAGGAGATCCTGGATCTCATGGACGACTGGATCGCGCGTGACGCCCCCCGCATGGACGTCGACGGCGACCTCCTCTGGGACGAGGCCGGCCCCGTCATCATGGACGCGATCTGGCGTCCGATCGCCGACGCGGTGATGTCGCCGGTCTTCGGGCCGCTGATCCCGAACCTCGACAACGTCCGCAACCTCGACGGCCTCGAGGGCGCGTCCTACGTCGACAAGGATCTGCGCAAGCTGATGAAGGAGCTCGTGATCGGGCCCTTCCACCTGTCCTACTGCGGCGGCGGTGATCTCGACACCTGCCGCAACGCCATCTGGCAGGCTATCCACAACGCCGCGAACGCCACGGCGACACAGCTCGGCCAGCCCGAGCCGTCGCTCTGGCGCCGCAACGCGCAGCGCACGGGCTTCAGCCCGGGCCTCCTGCCCAACACCTTCCCGACCACGAACCGGCCGACGTTCCAGCAGGTCCTGGACTTCGAGCCGAAGTGA
- a CDS encoding glycosyltransferase, which produces MPRVSVLLPARDAAATLPAALASLRRQTCTDWECVVVDDGSTDGTAACAAGDARVVVLRTPARGLVAALATGLAACRGELVARFDADDLMRRDRIARQVAALDADPGLAGVGAWVRFFPRRAMSDGLRAYEAWLNGIDGPAAVRAEAYVECPLAHPTWMLRRPVLAAFGWRACAWPEDWDLVLRLLAAGHRLGVVPRRLLAWRDHPARLTRTHPAYTPAALTACRAHFLATGFLAASPRYHLWGYGGTGRALRAALAAHGRTPAAIVELHPGRLGQRIHGAPVVAPPALATLPRLPLVASVAGPAARAEIRAFCIAQGWCEGTDFVCAA; this is translated from the coding sequence GTGCCCCGCGTGTCCGTCCTCCTCCCCGCGCGCGATGCCGCCGCCACACTTCCGGCCGCGCTCGCGAGCCTGCGCCGGCAGACGTGCACGGACTGGGAGTGCGTCGTGGTCGACGACGGCTCGACCGACGGGACGGCCGCGTGCGCCGCCGGCGACGCGCGCGTCGTCGTCCTGCGCACCCCGGCCCGCGGCCTCGTGGCCGCGCTCGCGACCGGGCTCGCCGCGTGCCGGGGGGAGCTCGTCGCGCGCTTCGACGCCGACGACCTCATGCGCCGCGACCGCATCGCGCGTCAGGTGGCGGCGCTCGACGCCGACCCGGGCCTGGCCGGCGTCGGCGCCTGGGTGCGCTTCTTTCCGCGCCGGGCGATGAGCGACGGCCTGCGCGCGTACGAGGCCTGGCTGAACGGTATCGACGGCCCGGCCGCCGTACGGGCCGAGGCCTACGTCGAGTGCCCGCTCGCGCATCCCACCTGGATGCTCCGCCGCCCCGTCCTCGCTGCGTTCGGCTGGCGCGCCTGCGCCTGGCCGGAGGACTGGGACCTCGTGCTGCGTCTCCTCGCCGCGGGCCATCGCCTCGGCGTCGTGCCGCGCCGCCTGCTCGCCTGGCGCGACCACCCGGCGCGGCTCACCCGCACGCACCCCGCCTACACCCCGGCGGCCCTCACCGCCTGCCGCGCCCACTTCCTCGCCACCGGCTTCCTCGCCGCGAGCCCGCGCTACCACCTGTGGGGCTACGGCGGCACGGGCCGCGCCCTGCGCGCCGCGCTGGCTGCGCACGGCCGCACGCCGGCCGCGATCGTGGAGCTGCATCCGGGGCGCCTCGGCCAGCGTATCCACGGCGCCCCCGTGGTGGCTCCCCCGGCGCTGGCGACGCTGCCGCGCCTGCCGCTGGTGGCGTCGGTGGCGGGACCGGCGGCGCGCGCCGAGATCCGCGCGTTCTGCATCGCGCAGGGATGGTGCGAGGGGACCGACTTCGTCTGCGCCGCGTGA
- a CDS encoding MMPL family transporter, translated as MDRLASWIVAHPRRVVAAVLVLTVVLGSFAARIRIESSLESVLPAGDPQVAFYDQVRQRFGGDDVGVVGVVAADVFAPATLEKIGRVTTAIGKLPGVESVLSITNAKDIAADVFTPPPLLPRLPPTPEDVAALQAKLLAMPLYRENLIAPNAKGAAINVFFAPMTDAQYLANGLDHRIDEILAAEQGPERWYFTGAAHVKAEAVALMRGDLLRFTPLALGLIVLVFWLSFRTKRGVLLPLAAVCMALVWTLGVMVATGHAISLGTFVLPPLILVIGSSYAIHVMARYYEQAERGRPRSEVVQEALRQVAMPLSISVLTTTIGFGALMVNRIPAIWEFGLFSVVGAVFLLIVCLFFVPAVLALVPTERAAARAADGSPALVAVLTRVARVVSCSRRAIAVGALVVTVVALAGMRRIQVDSDFLNYFTPSSSVRQANEVINHDIVGSNPFYIVIEGNGSGSMARWQSLWLVNELQTYLRTLPGISSSISLVDYLELLDAGLASTAGNDLVVDEHGQIKPAEKPKSFWEDPAMLEPALKLVRQTPDTFKSVVTPDFASTSILVRTSLSGSRAVEATLAKIRAFVAQHFPAEFQVHLTGSLVLMTGTTSAIVQGQVESLAIALGTIFVVMSVMFLSVRIGALAILPNVLPIVLFFGVMGWLGILLNQGTSLIAAITLGIAIDNTIHYMARLNRELRGETDQAAAIARTLTSVGVPIVSTSVALLLGFLTFAFSNFVPIQNFGVLSSVTLGAALVANLVLLPALLATFKIITLWDLVGVKLGEDPARTIPLFGGLRPSQARVVVLMGDLRRYRPGEPIVRRGEEGDAMFVLLNGRAEVWAGDPERRRVAELARGDVFGEMGLVRHNERTADVVADGEVEVLAVDQRFLERIQRRYPRIASKVFLNLTRILSDKLERTTTQFVAAGAGRRAG; from the coding sequence ATGGACCGGCTGGCAAGCTGGATCGTGGCGCATCCCCGGCGGGTGGTCGCCGCGGTCCTCGTGCTCACGGTTGTCCTCGGGTCGTTCGCGGCCCGCATCCGCATCGAAAGCTCGCTCGAGAGCGTGCTCCCCGCTGGCGATCCGCAGGTCGCCTTCTACGACCAGGTGCGGCAGCGCTTCGGCGGCGACGACGTCGGGGTGGTCGGCGTCGTCGCCGCCGACGTCTTCGCGCCGGCGACGCTCGAGAAGATCGGCCGCGTCACCACCGCCATCGGCAAGCTGCCGGGCGTCGAGTCGGTGCTGAGCATCACGAACGCGAAGGACATCGCCGCCGACGTCTTCACGCCCCCGCCGCTGCTGCCGCGCCTGCCGCCGACGCCCGAGGACGTCGCCGCGCTCCAGGCGAAGCTCCTCGCCATGCCGCTGTATCGCGAGAACCTGATCGCGCCGAACGCGAAGGGCGCCGCCATCAACGTGTTCTTCGCGCCCATGACCGACGCCCAGTACCTCGCCAACGGCCTCGACCACCGGATCGACGAGATCCTCGCGGCGGAGCAGGGACCCGAGCGCTGGTACTTCACCGGCGCGGCCCACGTGAAGGCCGAGGCGGTGGCGCTCATGCGCGGCGATCTCCTGCGCTTCACGCCCCTCGCGCTCGGCCTCATCGTCCTCGTCTTCTGGCTCTCGTTCCGCACCAAGCGCGGCGTCCTGCTGCCGCTCGCGGCCGTCTGCATGGCGCTCGTGTGGACGCTCGGGGTGATGGTCGCCACCGGGCACGCGATCTCGCTCGGCACCTTCGTGCTGCCGCCGCTGATCCTGGTGATCGGCAGCTCGTACGCCATCCACGTGATGGCGCGGTACTACGAGCAGGCGGAGCGCGGCCGGCCGCGCAGCGAGGTGGTGCAGGAGGCGTTGCGCCAGGTCGCCATGCCGCTGTCGATCTCGGTCCTCACCACGACGATCGGCTTCGGCGCCCTCATGGTGAACCGCATCCCGGCGATCTGGGAGTTCGGCCTGTTTTCCGTCGTCGGCGCCGTCTTCCTGCTGATCGTGTGCCTGTTCTTCGTGCCGGCCGTGCTGGCGCTCGTGCCGACGGAGCGTGCCGCCGCGCGCGCCGCCGACGGCTCGCCCGCGCTGGTCGCCGTGCTGACGCGCGTCGCGCGCGTCGTCTCGTGCTCGCGGCGCGCGATCGCCGTCGGCGCGCTGGTCGTGACGGTCGTGGCGCTCGCCGGCATGCGTCGCATCCAGGTCGACTCGGACTTCCTCAACTACTTCACGCCGAGCTCGAGCGTGCGGCAGGCCAACGAGGTCATCAACCACGACATCGTCGGCTCGAACCCCTTCTACATCGTGATCGAGGGCAACGGCTCCGGGTCCATGGCGCGCTGGCAGAGCCTGTGGCTCGTGAACGAGCTCCAGACGTACCTGCGGACGCTGCCGGGGATCAGCTCGTCCATCTCGCTCGTCGACTACCTGGAGCTGCTCGACGCAGGGCTCGCGTCGACCGCCGGCAACGACCTCGTCGTCGACGAGCACGGACAGATCAAGCCGGCGGAGAAACCGAAGTCGTTCTGGGAAGACCCGGCGATGCTCGAGCCGGCGCTGAAGCTGGTGCGGCAGACGCCCGACACCTTCAAGAGCGTCGTCACGCCGGATTTCGCGAGCACCAGCATCCTCGTACGCACGAGCCTCTCGGGCTCGCGCGCCGTGGAGGCGACGCTCGCGAAGATCCGTGCCTTCGTCGCGCAACATTTTCCCGCCGAGTTCCAGGTCCACCTGACCGGCAGCCTCGTCCTCATGACCGGCACGACGTCGGCGATCGTACAGGGCCAGGTCGAGAGCCTCGCCATCGCGCTCGGCACGATCTTCGTCGTCATGTCGGTGATGTTCCTGTCGGTGCGCATCGGCGCGCTGGCGATCCTGCCGAACGTGTTGCCGATCGTCCTCTTCTTCGGCGTCATGGGCTGGCTCGGCATCCTGCTGAACCAGGGCACGAGCCTCATCGCCGCCATCACGCTCGGCATCGCGATCGACAACACCATCCACTACATGGCGCGGCTCAACCGTGAGCTGCGCGGCGAGACCGACCAGGCGGCGGCGATCGCACGTACGCTCACGTCGGTGGGCGTGCCGATCGTGTCGACGAGCGTCGCGCTGCTCCTCGGCTTCCTCACCTTCGCCTTCTCGAACTTCGTGCCCATCCAGAACTTCGGCGTGCTCTCGAGCGTGACGCTGGGCGCGGCGCTGGTCGCGAACCTGGTGCTGCTGCCGGCGCTGCTCGCCACGTTCAAGATCATCACGCTCTGGGACCTCGTCGGCGTGAAGCTCGGCGAGGACCCGGCCCGCACGATCCCGCTCTTCGGCGGGCTGCGGCCGTCGCAGGCGCGCGTCGTCGTGCTGATGGGCGACCTGCGCCGCTACCGGCCCGGCGAGCCGATCGTGCGGCGCGGCGAGGAGGGCGACGCGATGTTCGTGCTCCTGAACGGCCGCGCCGAGGTCTGGGCCGGCGATCCCGAGCGCCGGCGCGTCGCCGAGCTGGCCCGGGGCGACGTCTTCGGCGAGATGGGCCTCGTGCGGCACAACGAGCGCACGGCCGACGTCGTCGCCGACGGCGAGGTCGAGGTCCTGGCCGTCGACCAGCGATTCCTCGAGCGCATCCAACGCCGCTACCCGCGCATCGCGTCCAAGGTGTTCCTGAACCTCACGCGTATCCTCAGCGACAAGCTGGAGCGCACGACCACGCAGTTCGTCGCCGCCGGCGCGGGGCGCCGGGCGGGCTGA
- a CDS encoding class I SAM-dependent methyltransferase codes for MSIAQEYGAVAARYYDPAHGDLRGRHDVAFYGRLAREAGGAVLEVGCGTGRVLLPIARDGVACVGLDAHDAMLDVLRAKEPPANLRLVRAPMQGFDLGGERFALVYSAFRAFQHLYTVDDQLACLAAVRRHLAPGGRFAFDVFNPDLTRLAAHSEDITEDASFADGDDTIGRWIGIERDYATQVQQVTVRYLRTRAGRPLDTEEETFGMRWFFRFELEHLLARAGFAVEALYGDFDRRPFEGDSPEIVLVARAA; via the coding sequence ATGAGCATCGCGCAGGAATACGGCGCCGTCGCCGCCCGCTACTACGATCCGGCCCACGGCGACCTCCGCGGGCGCCACGACGTCGCGTTCTACGGGCGCCTGGCGCGTGAGGCGGGCGGCGCCGTGCTCGAGGTCGGCTGCGGCACGGGTCGCGTGCTGCTCCCCATCGCCCGCGACGGCGTCGCCTGCGTCGGCCTCGACGCCCACGACGCCATGCTGGACGTCCTGCGCGCCAAGGAGCCGCCCGCGAACCTGCGGCTCGTCCGCGCGCCGATGCAGGGCTTCGACCTCGGCGGCGAGCGCTTCGCCCTCGTCTACTCGGCGTTCCGGGCGTTCCAGCACCTCTACACGGTCGACGACCAGCTCGCCTGCCTCGCCGCCGTGCGCCGCCACCTCGCCCCCGGCGGCCGCTTCGCGTTCGACGTCTTCAACCCCGACCTGACGCGTCTCGCGGCGCACAGCGAGGACATCACCGAGGACGCGAGCTTCGCCGACGGCGACGACACCATCGGGCGCTGGATCGGCATCGAGCGCGACTACGCCACGCAGGTGCAGCAGGTGACCGTCCGCTACCTGCGCACGCGCGCCGGCCGCCCGCTCGATACGGAGGAGGAGACCTTCGGCATGCGCTGGTTCTTCCGCTTCGAGCTGGAGCACCTGCTGGCGCGGGCGGGGTTCGCCGTCGAGGCGCTCTACGGCGACTTCGACCGCCGCCCGTTCGAGGGCGACAGCCCGGAGATCGTGCTGGTCGCGCGCGCGGCCTGA
- a CDS encoding OB-fold domain-containing protein gives MSQATLRVPIKPGYFTIPDDHAAAPEVICTRCEDCGEYFFPQRLVCAKCLSRNTKEARVPARGTLYAYTWVHMPLFGSMKMEHMEGYGVGQIDLPEGPRLQVPLAGKRDDYTIGMPLTGELEGLREENGQEVVIIRFKPAGS, from the coding sequence ATGAGCCAGGCCACGCTCCGGGTGCCGATCAAGCCCGGGTACTTCACCATCCCCGACGACCACGCCGCCGCGCCCGAGGTCATCTGCACCCGGTGCGAGGACTGCGGCGAGTACTTCTTCCCGCAGCGCCTGGTGTGTGCGAAGTGCCTCTCGCGCAACACCAAGGAGGCGCGCGTACCCGCCCGCGGCACGCTCTACGCCTACACCTGGGTGCACATGCCGCTCTTCGGCTCCATGAAGATGGAGCACATGGAGGGCTACGGCGTCGGGCAGATCGATCTGCCGGAAGGGCCGCGGCTCCAGGTGCCGCTCGCGGGCAAGCGGGACGACTACACGATCGGCATGCCCCTCACCGGCGAGCTCGAAGGCCTCCGCGAGGAGAACGGGCAGGAAGTCGTCATCATCCGGTTCAAGCCGGCGGGGAGCTGA
- a CDS encoding thiolase family protein, translating into MDRNKVAILGVGMTRFGMNYETHHSVMGRDAGLAALDDAGMTFADIDAVYVGHIFLTPMAGVRTVKELGVTGVPVQRIENASATGSCALREAYMAVAAGWYDRVLVLGFDKMTNVMGSMPNPQDMDEAILPAGFFAMWATRRMHERGTKPEHLAKIAAKNWNYGALNPFAQRQAQETVTPEKVLAAKMVAWPLTAMMSCPIGDGGAAAIVCRADLAKRYQPDRPVVTIAASHLGSEKYERGHLFMGPVVGPAQMSRDAAKDLWEQSGLGPEDIDLVQVHDAFAIEELEYYELLGFCREGEAEQGIEEGWFGPGGKVPFSTDGGLIARGHPGGPTGLAQIWETTLQLRGEAGKRQVPNAKAGLCHMMGGGSVCAAHILVRE; encoded by the coding sequence ATGGACAGGAACAAGGTCGCGATCCTCGGGGTGGGGATGACCCGCTTCGGCATGAACTACGAGACGCATCACAGCGTCATGGGCCGCGACGCCGGCCTCGCCGCGCTCGACGACGCCGGCATGACCTTCGCCGACATCGACGCCGTCTACGTCGGCCACATCTTCCTCACCCCCATGGCCGGCGTGCGCACGGTGAAGGAGCTGGGCGTCACCGGCGTGCCGGTGCAGCGCATCGAGAACGCCTCGGCGACCGGCTCGTGCGCGCTGCGCGAGGCCTACATGGCCGTCGCCGCCGGCTGGTACGACCGCGTCCTCGTCCTCGGCTTCGACAAGATGACGAACGTCATGGGCTCGATGCCGAACCCGCAGGACATGGACGAGGCCATCCTGCCCGCGGGCTTCTTCGCGATGTGGGCGACGCGCCGCATGCACGAGCGTGGAACCAAGCCCGAGCACCTCGCGAAGATCGCCGCCAAGAACTGGAACTACGGCGCGCTGAACCCGTTCGCGCAGCGCCAGGCGCAGGAGACGGTGACGCCGGAGAAGGTCCTCGCCGCGAAGATGGTCGCCTGGCCGCTCACCGCGATGATGTCGTGCCCGATCGGTGACGGCGGCGCCGCGGCGATCGTCTGCCGCGCCGACCTGGCGAAGAGGTACCAGCCGGACCGTCCGGTGGTCACCATCGCCGCCTCGCACCTCGGCAGCGAGAAGTACGAGCGCGGCCACCTCTTCATGGGCCCCGTCGTCGGACCGGCCCAGATGAGCCGCGACGCCGCGAAGGACCTCTGGGAGCAGTCCGGTCTGGGCCCGGAGGACATCGATCTCGTCCAGGTCCACGACGCCTTCGCGATCGAGGAGCTCGAGTACTACGAGCTGCTCGGCTTCTGCCGCGAGGGCGAGGCCGAGCAGGGCATCGAGGAGGGCTGGTTCGGTCCCGGCGGCAAGGTGCCGTTCTCGACCGACGGCGGCCTCATCGCCCGCGGCCATCCCGGCGGTCCCACCGGCCTCGCGCAGATCTGGGAGACGACGCTCCAGCTGCGCGGCGAGGCGGGCAAGCGCCAGG